A part of Osmerus mordax isolate fOsmMor3 chromosome 10, fOsmMor3.pri, whole genome shotgun sequence genomic DNA contains:
- the LOC136950388 gene encoding cGMP-dependent protein kinase 1 isoform X2, with amino-acid sequence MKILKKRHIVDTRQQEHIRSEKQIMQEAHSDFIVRLYRTFKDSKYLYMLMEACLGGELWTILRDRGSFEDSTTRFYTACVVEAFAYLHSKGIIYRDLKPENLILDHRGYAKLVDFGFAKKIGFGKKTWTFCGTPEYVAPEIILNKGHDISADYWSLGILMYELLTGSPPFSGPDPMKTYNIILRGIDMIEFPKKITKNAANLIKKLCRDNPSERLGNLKNGVKDIQKHKWFEGFNWEGLRKGTLTPPIIPDVSSPTDTSNFDSFPEDGDDPPPDDNTGWDTDF; translated from the exons ATGAAGATCCTGAAGAAGAGACACATCGTGGACACGAGGCAGCAGGAGCACATCCGCTCGGAGAAACAGATCATGCAGGAGGCCCACTCAGACTTCATCGtcag GTTGTACCGGACGTTTAAAGACAGCAAGTACTTGTACATGCTGATGGAGGCTTGTCTGGGAGGAGAACTCTGGACTATTCTGAGGGACAG ggGTTCCTTTGAGGACTCAACCACAAGGTTCTATACAGCCTGCGTGGTGGAGGCCTTTGCTTACCTGCATTCCAAAGGCATCATCTACAGAGACCTCAAACCAGAGAACCTCATACTGGACCACCGGGGATACGCCAAGCTg GTGGACTTTGGTTTTGCCAAGAAGATTGGGTTTGGGAAGAAGACGTGGACGTTCTGTGGCACGCCGGAGTACGTGGCTCCAGAGATCATCCTGAACAAGGGCCACGACATCTCAGCCGACTACTGGTCGCTAGGCATCCTGATGTACGAGCTCCTGACAGGAAG CCCTCCCTTCTCAGGACCAGACCCCATGAAGACCTACAACATCATCTTGAGAGGCATCGACATGATCGAATTCCCAAAGAAAATCACCAAAAATGCTGCCAACTTAATCAAGAAACTATGCAG AGACAATCCGTCGGAGAGACTGGGCAACTTGAAGAATGGAGTGAAAGACATTCAGAAGCACAA atggTTCGAGGGGTTCAACTGGGAGGGGCTGAGGAAAGGAACGCTGACTCCTCCCATCATCCCTGAT GTCTCGTCGCCCACAGATACCAGTAACTTTGACAGTTTCCCGGAGGACGGTGACGACCCCCCTCCTGATGACAACACTGGATGGGACACTGACTTTTAA
- the LOC136950388 gene encoding cGMP-dependent protein kinase 1 isoform X1 encodes MRELIPVPARKQRERLPSLPAPSPPLSFPITYTIQTSKKFPFFHFKKCRYEAENAFFSNLKLVDFNIIDTLGVGGFGRVELVQLKSDEVKTFAMKILKKRHIVDTRQQEHIRSEKQIMQEAHSDFIVRLYRTFKDSKYLYMLMEACLGGELWTILRDRGSFEDSTTRFYTACVVEAFAYLHSKGIIYRDLKPENLILDHRGYAKLVDFGFAKKIGFGKKTWTFCGTPEYVAPEIILNKGHDISADYWSLGILMYELLTGSPPFSGPDPMKTYNIILRGIDMIEFPKKITKNAANLIKKLCRDNPSERLGNLKNGVKDIQKHKWFEGFNWEGLRKGTLTPPIIPDVSSPTDTSNFDSFPEDGDDPPPDDNTGWDTDF; translated from the exons ATGCGCGAGCTCATCCCGGTCCCGGCccggaaacagagagagaggctgcccaGCCTCCCGGCGccctcgcctcccctctccttccccatcaCCTACACCATCCAGACCTCTAAGAAGTTCCCTTTCTTCCACTTCAAAAAATGCAGGTACGAGGCGGAGAACGCTTTCTTCTCCAACCTGAAGCTGGTGGACTTCAACATCATCGACACGCTGGGGGTCGGGGGATTCGGACGCGTCGAGCTG GTGCAGCTGAAGAGCGACGAGGTGAAGACGTTCGCCATGAAGATCCTGAAGAAGAGACACATCGTGGACACGAGGCAGCAGGAGCACATCCGCTCGGAGAAACAGATCATGCAGGAGGCCCACTCAGACTTCATCGtcag GTTGTACCGGACGTTTAAAGACAGCAAGTACTTGTACATGCTGATGGAGGCTTGTCTGGGAGGAGAACTCTGGACTATTCTGAGGGACAG ggGTTCCTTTGAGGACTCAACCACAAGGTTCTATACAGCCTGCGTGGTGGAGGCCTTTGCTTACCTGCATTCCAAAGGCATCATCTACAGAGACCTCAAACCAGAGAACCTCATACTGGACCACCGGGGATACGCCAAGCTg GTGGACTTTGGTTTTGCCAAGAAGATTGGGTTTGGGAAGAAGACGTGGACGTTCTGTGGCACGCCGGAGTACGTGGCTCCAGAGATCATCCTGAACAAGGGCCACGACATCTCAGCCGACTACTGGTCGCTAGGCATCCTGATGTACGAGCTCCTGACAGGAAG CCCTCCCTTCTCAGGACCAGACCCCATGAAGACCTACAACATCATCTTGAGAGGCATCGACATGATCGAATTCCCAAAGAAAATCACCAAAAATGCTGCCAACTTAATCAAGAAACTATGCAG AGACAATCCGTCGGAGAGACTGGGCAACTTGAAGAATGGAGTGAAAGACATTCAGAAGCACAA atggTTCGAGGGGTTCAACTGGGAGGGGCTGAGGAAAGGAACGCTGACTCCTCCCATCATCCCTGAT GTCTCGTCGCCCACAGATACCAGTAACTTTGACAGTTTCCCGGAGGACGGTGACGACCCCCCTCCTGATGACAACACTGGATGGGACACTGACTTTTAA
- the LOC136950728 gene encoding uncharacterized protein, with translation MPQQDPSLTASQPPSLTAPQPQPHSPPASQPPASEPPSPPASQPQASHLTAPSLTAPQSPSLPAPSVTAPQPDSPRASQPPVSQPPVSQPPASQPPSLTASQPPPHRPPASQTPALQPHNPPASKPLSPDPQPPSLLPLQPPSRRALSAQTPSPSLWDGREAAEQMGL, from the exons ATGCCGCAACAAgaccccagcctcacagcctcacagccccccagcctcacagccccccagcctcagcctcacagccccccagcctcacagcccccagcctcagagccccccagtcccccagcctcacagccccaagCCTCACA cctcacagcccccagcctcacagccccccagtcccccagcctcccagcccccagcGTCACAGCCCCCCAGCCTGACAGCCCCCgagcctcacagcccccagtCTCACAGCCCCCAGTctcacagcccccagcctcacagccccccagcctcacagcctcacagccaccGCCTCACagacccccagcctcacagacCCCAGCCTTACAGCCCCACAACCCACCAGCCTCCAAACCTCTCAGCCctgacccccaaccccccagcctcttgcccctccagcctcccagccgCAGAGCCCTCTCAGcccagaccccctccccctctctctgggacGGGAGAGAAGCTGCTGAACAGATGGGCCTTTAA
- the LOC136950729 gene encoding cGMP-dependent protein kinase 1-like, with amino-acid sequence MGTLRDLQYALQEKIEELRQRDALIDELELELDQKDELIQKLQNELDKYRSVIKPATQQVHKQSILREQHRTKRQAISAEPTAFDIHDLSQVTLPFYPKSPQSKALIKEAILDNDFMKNLEMSQIQEIVDCMYPVEYGKDSCIIKEGDVGSLVYVMEELSSSLNPSLNPELSSSLSPSLNPALSCSLNPGLNPDLSPIGPASTPASTQTSALASLLGAVDQRAVASMEITESESEWSGSEDSSSDSETGSWEDIRTANVIAAEAVTCLVIDRE; translated from the exons ATGGGCACTTTACGCGATCTCCAGTACGCGCTCCAGGAGAAGATAGAGGAGCTGCGACAACGAGACGCACTCATCGACGAACTGGAGCTGGAGTTGGATCAGAAGGACGAATTGATTCAGAAGCTTCAAAACGAACTGGATAAATACCGATCCGTTATCAAACCGGCGACGCAACAAGTCCACAAGCAGAGTATTCTAAGAGAACAGCACCGGACCAAGAGGCAGGCGATATCCGCGGAACCAACTGCCTTTGACATCCACGATCTCAGTCAAGTCACTCTGCCCTTCTACCCAAAGAGCCCCCA ATCCAAGGCCTTGATCAAGGAGGCCATCCTGGACAATGACTTCATGAAGAACCTGGAGATGTCCCAGATCCAGGAGATAGTGGATTGCATGTACCCGGTGGAGTACGGCAAGGACAGCTGCATCATCAAGGAGGGGGACGTGGGCTCATTGGTCTACGTCATGGAAG aactcagctccagcctcaaccccagcctcaacccagaactcagctccagcctcagccccagcctcaacccagcACTCAGCTGCAGCCTCAACCCCGGCCTCAACCCAGACCTCAGCCCTATaggcccagcctcaaccccagcctcaacccagaCCTCAGCCCTAG CGAGCCTGCTGGGA GCGGTGGATCAGAGGGCCGTTGCCTCTATGGAGATCACAGAGTCCGAGTCTGAGTGGAGCGGCAGTGAAGACTCTTCCTCTGACAGTGAAACGGGATCCTG GGAGGACATCAGGACGGCCAACGTCATCGCAGCTGAAGCCGTCACCTGCCTTGTCATCGACAGAGAGTGA